The Agromyces atrinae genome window below encodes:
- a CDS encoding carbon-nitrogen hydrolase family protein: MTVTTRAAAVQLSVGHAPADAIALALSLIERAADEGAGLVVLPEIFAAPFVQPEPDPDYFAYAEKLDGPSNAMAAEVSKRRGITVVSSIFEEREVAGVYANTACTFSNGELVQVYRKSHLPFSNGFPEKFYFRPGDEAPSAVDTTAGRVGTIICYERHFPELGRAVALDGGTVLAVPVACASAPMKDVFQLELRAQAVANGLYVVCANRSGLEVAKDYFGTSAVYGPSGEILAQVDDGDGIAIADIDGDLVARTRRTRPFLRDRRPELYTSLAR; the protein is encoded by the coding sequence ATGACGGTCACCACACGAGCCGCAGCGGTCCAGCTGTCGGTCGGACACGCTCCCGCCGACGCGATCGCGCTCGCGCTGTCGCTCATCGAGCGCGCGGCCGACGAGGGCGCCGGCCTCGTCGTACTGCCCGAGATCTTCGCGGCGCCGTTCGTGCAGCCCGAGCCCGACCCCGACTACTTCGCGTACGCCGAGAAGCTCGACGGCCCGTCGAACGCGATGGCCGCCGAGGTGTCGAAGCGGCGCGGCATCACGGTCGTCTCGTCGATCTTCGAGGAGCGCGAGGTCGCGGGCGTCTACGCCAACACGGCGTGCACGTTCTCGAACGGCGAGCTCGTGCAGGTCTACCGGAAGTCGCACCTGCCGTTCTCGAACGGGTTCCCCGAGAAGTTCTACTTCCGCCCGGGGGACGAGGCGCCGAGCGCCGTCGACACGACCGCCGGTCGCGTCGGCACGATCATCTGCTACGAACGCCACTTCCCCGAGCTCGGCCGCGCCGTCGCCCTCGACGGGGGCACCGTGCTCGCGGTCCCCGTCGCGTGCGCGAGCGCGCCGATGAAGGACGTCTTCCAGCTCGAGCTGCGCGCCCAGGCCGTCGCGAACGGACTGTACGTCGTGTGCGCCAACCGCTCGGGGCTCGAGGTCGCGAAGGACTACTTCGGCACGAGCGCGGTCTACGGCCCGAGCGGCGAGATCCTCGCGCAGGTGGATGACGGTGACGGCATCGCCATCGCCGACATCGACGGCGACCTCGTCGCACGCACGCGTCGCACCCGACCGTTCCTCCGCGATCGCCGGCCCGAGCTGTACACCTCGCTCGCACGCTGA
- a CDS encoding aminotransferase class III-fold pyridoxal phosphate-dependent enzyme gives MTLVDPVVTTDDWDTERILEADQRYVIRSWSQQGKPAQAAISHGEGSWFWDTDGRKYLDFQSQLVNLNLGHQHPKLVEAIVDQVRQMAYMGPGFAVRVRGELGERIAQLAPGDLDMSFFTTGGAEANENALRLAQHITGRPKVMARYRSYHGATAAALSLTGDPRHHHNGPGVPGVVRFHDPYVYRTPSGRPADECPVCLGAPHIEDVLQYEDPTTIAAIIIETVTGTNGILVPPDGYLQSVRDICDKYGIFLICDEVMAGYGRTGEWYAVNHWNVVPDIVTSAKGLNSGYVPLGAMTVGQRSRDWLVENKFWGGQTYAGHPLAAASALASLRIMEEENILDNVRRQGQRLDAGLRRIAESYEIIGDVRGKGLFYGVELVRDRTTKEMLVPFNATGAAAAPMQRIVADAWQRGLYISANNNVLRLTPPLIVTDDEIDFALVILDEVIGAADARRKDGR, from the coding sequence GTGACGCTCGTCGATCCCGTCGTCACGACGGATGACTGGGACACCGAACGCATCCTCGAGGCCGACCAGCGCTACGTCATCCGCTCGTGGTCGCAGCAGGGCAAGCCCGCCCAGGCCGCCATCTCGCACGGCGAGGGCAGTTGGTTCTGGGACACCGACGGGCGCAAGTACCTCGACTTCCAGTCGCAGCTCGTCAACCTGAACCTCGGGCACCAGCATCCGAAGCTCGTCGAGGCGATCGTCGACCAGGTGCGGCAGATGGCGTACATGGGCCCCGGTTTCGCTGTGCGCGTGCGCGGCGAGCTCGGCGAGCGCATCGCCCAGCTCGCGCCGGGCGACCTCGACATGAGCTTCTTCACGACGGGCGGTGCCGAGGCGAACGAGAACGCGTTGCGTCTCGCGCAGCACATCACCGGTCGGCCGAAGGTCATGGCGCGCTACCGCTCGTACCACGGCGCGACGGCGGCGGCCCTGAGCCTCACGGGCGACCCGCGTCACCACCACAACGGTCCGGGCGTGCCCGGAGTCGTGCGCTTCCACGACCCCTACGTCTACCGCACGCCCTCGGGCCGGCCGGCCGACGAGTGCCCCGTGTGCCTCGGCGCTCCCCACATCGAGGACGTGCTGCAGTACGAAGACCCGACGACGATCGCCGCGATCATCATCGAGACCGTGACGGGCACGAACGGCATCCTCGTGCCGCCGGACGGCTACCTGCAGTCGGTGCGCGACATCTGCGACAAGTACGGCATCTTCCTCATCTGCGACGAGGTCATGGCCGGGTACGGCCGCACGGGCGAGTGGTACGCCGTGAACCACTGGAACGTCGTGCCCGACATCGTGACGAGCGCGAAGGGCCTGAACTCGGGCTATGTGCCGCTCGGCGCGATGACGGTGGGCCAGCGTTCGCGCGACTGGCTCGTCGAGAACAAGTTCTGGGGCGGCCAGACGTACGCCGGCCACCCGCTCGCCGCCGCGAGCGCACTCGCCTCGCTCCGCATCATGGAGGAGGAGAACATCCTCGACAACGTGCGTCGGCAGGGTCAGCGACTGGATGCCGGTCTGCGCCGTATCGCGGAGAGCTACGAGATCATCGGAGACGTGCGCGGCAAGGGCCTCTTCTACGGCGTCGAGCTCGTGCGCGACCGCACGACGAAGGAGATGCTCGTGCCGTTCAACGCCACCGGCGCCGCCGCGGCACCGATGCAGCGCATCGTCGCCGACGCGTGGCAGCGTGGTCTCTACATCAGCGCCAACAACAACGTGCTCCGGCTCACGCCGCCGCTCATCGTGACCGACGACGAGATCGACTTCGCCCTCGTCATCCTCGATGAGGTCATCGGCGCAGCCGACGCACGCAGGAAGGACGGCCGATGA
- the cofC gene encoding 2-phospho-L-lactate guanylyltransferase, protein MQKWHVIVPVKRAAAGKSRFAPDVAPDLREQLARAFALDTVSAAAEATLVEAVHVVSDEFALSDARVRVLGGAPDGLNPALAYGLAVVREQHPDSPVAVLLGDLPALRGDDLDAVLTAAHRHPLAFVRDADGEGTTTLAVQPGVDYVPVFGGPSAAAHLAAGAVDISGDAPPRARRDVDGVDALRDAAMLGLSISTNRLASALVPLSHERIEP, encoded by the coding sequence GTGCAGAAGTGGCACGTCATCGTTCCCGTCAAGCGAGCGGCAGCGGGTAAGTCGCGCTTCGCCCCCGACGTCGCCCCGGACCTTCGCGAGCAACTCGCTCGCGCCTTCGCCCTCGACACGGTGAGTGCCGCCGCCGAGGCGACGCTCGTCGAGGCCGTGCACGTCGTCAGTGACGAGTTCGCTCTCTCTGACGCGCGCGTCCGTGTGCTCGGCGGCGCGCCCGACGGGCTCAACCCCGCGCTCGCCTACGGTCTCGCCGTCGTGCGCGAGCAGCACCCCGACTCTCCTGTCGCGGTGCTGCTCGGCGACCTGCCCGCGCTCCGCGGCGACGACCTCGATGCCGTGTTGACCGCTGCCCACCGTCATCCGCTCGCGTTCGTTCGCGATGCCGATGGCGAGGGCACGACGACCCTCGCCGTGCAGCCCGGGGTCGACTACGTGCCCGTGTTCGGCGGTCCGTCGGCCGCGGCGCACCTCGCGGCCGGGGCCGTGGACATCTCAGGCGACGCGCCCCCGCGGGCCCGCCGCGACGTCGACGGCGTCGACGCGCTGCGTGACGCCGCCATGCTCGGGCTCTCAATTAGCACCAATCGGCTGGCATCGGCCCTCGTGCCCCTGTCGCATGAAAGGATCGAACCATGA
- a CDS encoding amino acid synthesis family protein, with translation MSITVRKIVRHREETLRENGQDVPTTHVVAWVAAVIDNPYPEGYVADLVTIADEIGQEIGALLGPACVELLGEPVEAFGKAALVGLGGELEQGSALIHNLRFGNEFRNAAGGTELLPAAEKVGITGGPIDVPLKHKLDSKTRSHHQTITIVVPDAPRPREILVACVAANAGRPLARLATFGAEVAK, from the coding sequence ATGAGCATCACCGTCCGAAAGATCGTCCGGCACCGGGAAGAGACGCTGCGCGAGAACGGGCAGGACGTGCCGACGACGCACGTCGTCGCGTGGGTCGCCGCGGTCATCGACAACCCGTACCCCGAGGGGTACGTCGCCGACCTCGTCACGATCGCCGACGAGATCGGTCAGGAGATCGGGGCGCTCCTCGGCCCCGCGTGCGTCGAACTGCTCGGCGAGCCCGTCGAGGCCTTCGGCAAGGCCGCCCTCGTGGGCCTCGGCGGCGAGCTCGAGCAGGGTTCCGCGCTCATCCACAACCTCCGCTTCGGTAACGAGTTCCGCAACGCTGCGGGCGGTACCGAGCTCCTCCCCGCTGCCGAGAAGGTCGGCATCACGGGCGGCCCGATCGACGTGCCGCTCAAGCACAAGCTCGACTCGAAAACGCGCTCGCACCACCAGACGATCACGATCGTCGTGCCCGACGCGCCCCGCCCCCGCGAGATCCTCGTGGCGTGCGTCGCGGCCAACGCCGGCCGCCCGCTCGCACGCCTCGCGACCTTCGGTGCCGAGGTGGCGAAGTGA